The genomic segment CCACCATAGTTTCTAGCACGTGCTACGAACATTTCTGAAAGAACCGTGGCTACTTCGCTTCAGCAAAATATCCCAACCCCTAATTTGGCGATTTTGGACAAAGGCGATTTGACGCAAGTATTGCTGTTGGTTATGCCACCCTTTGCTTCGCTGCTGGGGATCTTGGTTGAGGTTCGCTATTAGCTTAAATTGAAGAGAGAATgctgtttttgtttatttattttttagttttaggGGACAATCATCGAGCTCTGTAATCTCGTCGAAtgttttagttatttatttatttattaaaattggaAATGTTTTTCTTATATCTTGACTCAATtttgatacttttttttttttgccttttttaGGGATAAGAAATGGCAGATGAGACGATCAACGGGGAAATTTACGATGATCCGGAATTGGAAATTACTGGGGATGATGCGTCGGAAGCTTCAGGGCTCAACCAGAAGGTGGATATCCTTAAGCAAGAAAACAATGAAATTGCACGGGAGAACAGGGAATATAAGCAGAGGATCGAAGAGTTGAAGGACTCTGTCAACGTGTTAAGAGATGAGAATGTGGAGCTCAAAAAGAATGTTGGTGAAGCAGAGTCAGAAAATAAGGCTTTAGGAGCAGTGGTGGCTAGAACTGCAGAGCTGGAAGCTGAGGTTGCAAGGCTGCAGCATGATTTGGTTTCTACCATGAGCGATTTGCAGGAGTCCGGTATCGAGTTATCCGATTTGAAGAGGGATTTGACAGGGATGAAAGAtagggaaaaggaaaaggatgCTAAGCTGGAGGCCTTGCAGAAAGAGAGGAACTTGCTGGTGTTGAAAGTTGAGAATTTGGAGGGAGTGGAAAGCACTATTAGGGATGAGTTGGAGGGAAAAGAAAAGTGTATCTCGGGTTTGAAGAAGAAACTCAACGACTTGGAGTCGACTGTGGGAAGTATCAAGACTTTGGAGACGTTGAAGAATGATTTGGAGAAGACAGTTGATAAAATGAAGGTTGAAATAGGTGATCTAGAGAGTAGAGTGGGGGAAAAAGAAGAGGTGATTAACGAGTTCATAATGAAGGAAAGTGCAGTTCTGGATGATGTTTCTAGTGTTATTAGTGGAAACTCTGCAGTAAGGGTTGGAAGGAAGGGATTTGTTGGTAATTTGAAGCAAAAGGATTGGGTGGTGATGGCAGGCTCAACCTTTGCTGCCGTAGCTGTGA from the Primulina huaijiensis isolate GDHJ02 unplaced genomic scaffold, ASM1229523v2 scaffold25037, whole genome shotgun sequence genome contains:
- the LOC140967363 gene encoding peroxisomal and mitochondrial division factor 2-like, whose amino-acid sequence is MADETINGEIYDDPELEITGDDASEASGLNQKVDILKQENNEIARENREYKQRIEELKDSVNVLRDENVELKKNVGEAESENKALGAVVARTAELEAEVARLQHDLVSTMSDLQESGIELSDLKRDLTGMKDREKEKDAKLEALQKERNLLVLKVENLEGVESTIRDELEGKEKCISGLKKKLNDLESTVGSIKTLETLKNDLEKTVDKMKVEIGDLESRVGEKEEVINEFIMKESAVLDDVSSVISGNSAVRVGRKGFVGNLKQKDWVVMAGSTFAAVAVMGVICYIKHTARKQ